The Ammospiza nelsoni isolate bAmmNel1 chromosome 27, bAmmNel1.pri, whole genome shotgun sequence genome contains a region encoding:
- the CTXN1 gene encoding cortexin-1 — MNDASTMDYELLSPSLVEHPAGAAGMDAEQKTVFAFVIFLLVFLVMLMVRCFRILLDPYSRMPASSWTDHKEGLERGQFDYALV; from the coding sequence ATGAATGATGCATCCACCATGGATTATGAACTGCTCTCCCCGTCCCTGGTGGAGCACCCCGCCGGCGCCGCGGGCATGGATGCCGAGCAGAAAACTGTCTTTGCCTTCGTCATCTTCCTCCTGGTGTTCCTGGTGATGCTGATGGTGCGCTGCTTCCGCATCCTGCTGGACCCCTACAGCCGCATGCCCGCCTCCTCCTGGACGGACCACAAGGAGGGCTTGGAGCGGGGCCAGTTCGACTACGCCCTGGTGTGA